The segment aaaagcaaaaaatagtGAACTAGGTATTTTATCTCTATTTtctaaaaccaaaaattttatatcgaaaatacaaaaaatttaaattttttcctttttatttcccATTTCAGACCATAATGAAACATTTCAAAACGATACCCATTAAGGAAAAGGAAATTATCACCTATTTCGTTTATATGGTTAAATCGAATTCCAATAAATTGGATCTTAAAAATGGCATGAGTAATGACACAACTTAAATTGTATGATTTTATCAGCAACTACAGTTGATGAACCTagtgaatataatatattacctactatacatattattttttaattaatcatacggtaaatttttaaataaaatctttaaatttaagcaattgtTATGTTTAAGTCACTCAATCATTTctgtgtaatattttatatatttaaaaaaaaagaaaatgttttttttttattttttacctaaacTCTTATAACTAAGCTAACAACTCTAcggcttttaaaagaaaatttacagctgtaaattaaagtaaatgtaaTCATGTTTTCATAATTAGCTTTcggtattttaagttttatctagttaatacttttttgttgttgtttcaaacCCTCTAGCAATATATGCAGTGGTAAAtgcaattttgtatagaaaaataacattttgaaaagaataaaaaggtattatacataaagaaaaataaaagcgagCAAAATAATTGAGGCAATAAACatgttcaaataaataattatcttgtagttttaatttattatcaaattatGTATTCCCAAACAGCAAACAcgtgtttaaaagtttttaatgatGTCGTGAGATAATTTAGCCACATGTAAGTTTAAACTTGGTCATCTCATTAAGTAGTTAGATCCGTCAGTAGAAATTGATAATTAGAACGttctatagatagataaaatCATTTAATCCATCTCTCTAACTAATTATAGTAGTTATGGTaatagttgttgtaaaaaaagaacatttcatttaagtttaaaaaatatttttttcaacatttatttaaatcctacaatatttttacaaactaCTTTACTTAACCTATAAAACAACTTGTTCCTCCTCTTCAGAATCTGATGTTGAGTCTgctgttaaaagtaaaaaaagtatattatttaaaatacgaaTCTCagacaaaaagtttaaaaacttaataaacttACTAGTAGTTCTTTGAGCTTTTGCCTTTTTTgctttcagtttatttttactAGATTTATTATTGCTAGCTTTGGGCTGTTCTATAACCTTGGCAGAATGCTCCAAAACTTCTTCTTCGCTACTAGTATCAGTTTCCATATTAGCATCATTAACATCCTCTGGCATCCATTTAGAATCATTTGTAGATTTTTTCACATCACCAGAGTTAGGTTTTGCagctataatttaaaatattcaattcaattaactaattaactttaTTTCATTCAAACTTACCATTCATACTTTCAAGTGTAACTTCACCCTCACTGTCGTCattatcatcgtcatcatcatgcGCTTTATCAGCCAAGTTTTTAAAGAACTCATTTTTACGTCTTTGTTCGTCTGTTTCCTCAACCTCATTAAAGGTAAAGTGTCTTAGTTTTAAGACTAAACGATCTTCTGCTAAACTAGTTATAGTATTCTGTCTCAAACATTCGGTAAAGCCAACATTGGAACGATTTTCTCTTGCCGCTAAATCATTTTCTAATGTTTGCTTAACTATATCTACCACTTTCTTTGCCTGATTAGATGCTCTCTTAGATGATTGTAATAATAAGGTGGAACTTGTTAAAGAAGAGCCGCCCAAATTAAGGCAGCACAATTCTCTAAATGAATTTATGCCAAATATCATTTGTGATTCACTAGTTCTTTCCTCCATTATGGTGGGATCTGCTACCGCTATGCGACCATCATCGAAGGTACAATAACTAACACAAACCGGATAATGGT is part of the Lucilia cuprina isolate Lc7/37 chromosome 3, ASM2204524v1, whole genome shotgun sequence genome and harbors:
- the LOC111678105 gene encoding exosome complex component RRP45 isoform X1 → MKETPLSTCERNFILQAVKQNQRLDGRKNDEFRPIKINYGADWGSVLVAMGETKVLAQVSSELGVPKAVRPNEGMMHINVELGPMAAPHFEVGRNSELTVQLNRVLERTFRESRCLDLESLCIQSEERVWILRVDLNVLNHEGNLFDCCSVATLCALMHFRRPEVSIVDDDVIIHTAAEKDPLPMVMHHYPVCVSYCTFDDGRIAVADPTIMEERTSESQMIFGINSFRELCCLNLGGSSLTSSTLLLQSSKRASNQAKKVVDIVKQTLENDLAARENRSNVGFTECLRQNTITSLAEDRLVLKLRHFTFNEVEETDEQRRKNEFFKNLADKAHDDDDDNDDSEGEVTLESMNAAKPNSGDVKKSTNDSKWMPEDVNDANMETDTSSEEEVLEHSAKVIEQPKASNNKSSKNKLKAKKAKAQRTTTDSTSDSEEEEQVVL
- the LOC111678105 gene encoding exosome complex component RRP45 isoform X3 produces the protein MKETPLSTCERNFILQAVKQNQRLDGRKNDEFRPIKINYGADWGSVLVAMGETKVLAQVSSELGVPKAVRPNEGMMHINVELGPMAAPHFEVGRNSELTVQLNRVLERTFRESRCLDLESLCIQSEERVWILRVDLNVLNHEGNLFDCCSVATLCALMHFRRPEVSIVDDDVIIHTAAEKDPLPMVMHHYPVCVSYCTFDDGRIAVADPTIMEERTSESQMIFGINSFRELCCLNLGGSSLTSSTLLLQSSKRASNQAKKVVDIVKQTLENDLAARENRSNVGFTECLRQNTITSLAEDRLVLKLRHFTFNEVEETDEQRRKNEFFKNLADKAHDDDDDNDDSEGEVTLESMNAKPNSGDVKKSTNDSKWMPEDVNDANMETDTSSEEEVLEHSAKVIEQPKASNNKSSKNKLKAKKAKAQRTTTDSTSDSEEEEQVVL
- the LOC111678105 gene encoding exosome complex component RRP45 isoform X2, which translates into the protein MKETPLSTCERNFILQAVKQNQRLDGRKNDEFRPIKINYGADWGSVLVAMGETKVLAQVSSELGVPKAVRPNEGMMHINVELGPMAAPHFEVGRNSELTVQLNRVLERTFRESRCLDLESLCIQSEERVWILRVDLNVLNHEGNLFDCCSVATLCALMHFRRPEVSIVDDDVIIHTAAEKDPLPMVMHHYPVCVSYCTFDDGRIAVADPTIMEERTSESQMIFGINSFRELCCLNLGGSSLTSSTLLLQSSKRASNQAKKVVDIVKQTLENDLAARENRSNVGFTECLRQNTITSLAEDRLVLKLRHFTFNEVEETDEQRRKNEFFKNLADKAHDDDDDNDDSEGEVTLESMNAAKPNSGDVKKSTNDSKWMPEDVNDANMETDTSSEEEVLEHSAKVIEQPKASNNKSSKNKLKAKKAKAQRTTNSTSDSEEEEQVVL